The genomic region CTATCGGCGGGACGGAGTCTATTGGTTGAGAACACGTAGGCAGATACCTGCTGATTGGGTCGGGAAGCCATTGGTTTTAGATCTGGGATTGGTGGATGATTGTGATGTTACTTATGTCAATGGGAGGCGTGTCGGGGCGACTGGGTTTGAAGAATCTACGTCGCCTTGGAGTGAGCAGAGGATGTATGATGTGCCGGGGGATGCCGTTGAGCAGAATGAAATCCAGATCGCTGTTCGAGTCGTTGATTTCATGGGTTCTGGAGGTCTACGAAGTGATGCGAAAATACAAATCCGTCCGTTGGATGGCTCATCACCTGCGCTCGATCTGAGCGGGCCCTGGGAGATTGCGGTTGAAAAAGTAGTGCCGGGATTACTGAGTCCTCCTCCGAGTCTGAACCGATCAAGAGCCGGCTATTTCAATGGCATGATTGCACCCTTTGTGGGCTATGGCCTGAAAGGCTTTTTATGGTATCAGGGGGAGAATAACACGCACGAACCGTTGGCGTATCGGACCCTCTTCCAAGTCTTAATTCGGGATTGGCGTGCACAATGGCAAGAGGAGACTCTTCCATTTCTGTTCGTTCAATTGGCAGCCTTCGATGCGCAGGGGGGCACTGTTCCAAATCCAGGAGATCGGGACCCTTGGGCTTTTATCAGGGAGTCACAGTCGATGGCACTCGACTTGCCATTCACTGATATGGTGTGTGCGCTGGATACGGAAGATCCAGAGGATATACATCCGCCAAACAAGCAAAAGATAGGGTATCGTTTATCTTTGTGTGCAGATCGGGTGGCGCATGGTTTATCGGTTGGAATGGGAAGTCCGCGCTTTAGGGAATACACAATCGAGGCAGACCGGATCTATCTATATTTTGATCGAGTTGGAGGAGGCTTGGAGGTCGACGGGAATTGGCTGTCGGGCTTCTCGATCGCTGGTAGTGATCGACGCTTTTACTGGGCGAACGCTGAGATTTTAGATGCAAATACGGTTGTGGTTTCCAGTTCGGAGGTTTCGGTGCCGGTCAGTGTCCGTTATGCTTGGGCAGCCAACCCATTTTGGGCTAATTTGACGAATGATTTCGGTTTTCCTGCCGAGCCTTTTCGGTTGGATGATTGGGATGGGTCTACTGATTCATCAAACAGTCATTAGCCAGGCAGATAAGGAACGATCTTGGTTGGGATGCATTGACTGAGAACTCAGTCGGATTACCGCTGCGCAACACTCCCACGAATGATCAATTTAGGTGAGATGATGGACTGCTTCAGTTTGTTCTGCTTGGTTCGTATCTGCTCCAGCAGATACCGCATTGCGGTTTCTCCCAAAGTGGTGGACTGCTGATCGATGGTAGAGAGGGTCGGCGTGGTATATCGACAGAATTCCAAGTCGCCCCAGCCGATAATTGAGACGTCATCCGGGACTTTGAGACCACGTTCCTTCAACTCTTCGATCGCACCGACAGAGCAATGGTCACTCGAAGTGATGATTGCGTCGAATGGCACTTTCGTATTGGTCAAATTCGCCACAGCTTCCTTGCCTGCCTCGAAACTAAAGTTCAGGTCGAAAACCAAGCGTTCATCAAATTCGATGCCAGCTTCACACAGCGCTTTCTTGTAGCCTATTTGTCGCTGTTGAATGTTGGGGTTCTCTGTATATCCTTTGATAAGCGCAATACGGGTATGGCCGGTATCAAGCAGGTATTTCGTGGCATCGTAAGCCC from Coraliomargarita parva harbors:
- a CDS encoding sialate O-acetylesterase — protein: MEAGGPYQLIVEGAQSRIECDEILMGDVWLCAGQSNMEWAVERSMNAEEEIAAADYPSIRFIRVPRRNMEKPAERVSATWTVCSPESIAPCSAVAYYFAREQWRRHGVPIGLIVAPVGGSRIQRWISEEGYQKFPNWKQDFDRKLESIREPDAVNAFFREAYLQWISDEFSADYLPSLETEKRFLHSEVRELWLVVYQPYFIEKYGYRRDGVYWLRTRRQIPADWVGKPLVLDLGLVDDCDVTYVNGRRVGATGFEESTSPWSEQRMYDVPGDAVEQNEIQIAVRVVDFMGSGGLRSDAKIQIRPLDGSSPALDLSGPWEIAVEKVVPGLLSPPPSLNRSRAGYFNGMIAPFVGYGLKGFLWYQGENNTHEPLAYRTLFQVLIRDWRAQWQEETLPFLFVQLAAFDAQGGTVPNPGDRDPWAFIRESQSMALDLPFTDMVCALDTEDPEDIHPPNKQKIGYRLSLCADRVAHGLSVGMGSPRFREYTIEADRIYLYFDRVGGGLEVDGNWLSGFSIAGSDRRFYWANAEILDANTVVVSSSEVSVPVSVRYAWAANPFWANLTNDFGFPAEPFRLDDWDGSTDSSNSH